Proteins found in one Hippopotamus amphibius kiboko isolate mHipAmp2 chromosome 12, mHipAmp2.hap2, whole genome shotgun sequence genomic segment:
- the PRKAG1 gene encoding 5'-AMP-activated protein kinase subunit gamma-1 isoform X2: MEAVTSSDSYSALENEHPLETPESNNSVYTSFMKSHRCYDLIPTSSKLVVFDTSLQVKKAFFALVTNGVRAAPLWDSKKQSFVGMLTITDFINILHRYYKSALVQIYELEEHKIETWREVYLQDSFKPLVCISPNASLFDAVSSLIRNKIHRLPVIDPESGNTLYILTHKRILKFLKLFITEFPKPEFMSKSLEELQIGTYANIAMVRTTTPVYVALGIFVQHRVSALPVVDEKGRVVDIYSKFDVINLAAEKTYNNLDVSVTKALQHRSHYFEGVLKCYLHETLETIINRLVEAEVHRLVVVDENDVVKGIVSLSDILQALVLTGGEKP; this comes from the exons ATGGAGGCG GTGACTTCTTCAGATAGCTACTCAGCTCTGGAAAATGAGCATCCTCTAG AGACTCCAGAATCCAACAATAGTGTGTATACTTCCTTCATGAAGTCTCATCGATGCTATGACCTGATTCCCACAAGCTCAAAATTGGTTGTATTTGATACTTCCCTTCAG GTGAAGAAAGCTTTCTTTGCTTTGGTGACTAATGGTGTCCGAGCTGCCCCTTTGTGGGATAGTAAGAAGCAAAGTTTTGTGG GCATGCTGACCATCACTGATTTCATCAATATCCTGCACCGCTACTATAAATCAGCCTTG GTACAGATCTATGAGCTGGAAGAACACAAGATAGAAACTTGGAGAG AGGTGTACCTACAGGACTCCTTTAAACCACTTGTCTGCATTTCTCCTAATGCCAG CTTGTTTGATGCTGTCTCTTCATTAATTCGAAACAAGATCCACAGGCTGCCAGTTATTGACCCAGAATCAGGCAACACCTTGTACATCCTCACCCACAAGCGCATCCTCAAATTCCTCAAGTTGTTT ATCACTGAGTTCCCCAAGCCAGAGTTCATGTCTAAGTCTCTGGAAGAGCTACAGATTGGCACCTATGCCAACATTGCTATGGTCCGCACTACTACCCCTGTCTACGTGGCTCTGGGCATCTTTGTACAGCATCGAGTCTCAGCCCTGCCAGTGGTGGATGAGAAAG GGCGTGTGGTGGACATCTACTCCAAGTTTGATGTTATC aatCTGGCAGCAGAAAAGACCTACAACAACCTAGATGTGTCAGTGACCAAAGCCCTACAACATCGATCACATTACTTTGAGGGAGTCCTCAAGTGTTACCTGCATGAGACTCTGGAAACCATCATCAACAGGCTGGTAGAAGCAGAG GTTCACCGACTTGTAGTGGTGGATGAGAACGATGTGGTCAAGGGAATTGTATCACTGTCTGACATCTTGCAGGCCCTGGTGCTCACAGGCGGAGAGAAGCCCTGA
- the PRKAG1 gene encoding 5'-AMP-activated protein kinase subunit gamma-1 isoform X1, with protein sequence MLLGSNGWSLRQAESLFLLSLQVTSSDSYSALENEHPLETPESNNSVYTSFMKSHRCYDLIPTSSKLVVFDTSLQVKKAFFALVTNGVRAAPLWDSKKQSFVGMLTITDFINILHRYYKSALVQIYELEEHKIETWREVYLQDSFKPLVCISPNASLFDAVSSLIRNKIHRLPVIDPESGNTLYILTHKRILKFLKLFITEFPKPEFMSKSLEELQIGTYANIAMVRTTTPVYVALGIFVQHRVSALPVVDEKGRVVDIYSKFDVINLAAEKTYNNLDVSVTKALQHRSHYFEGVLKCYLHETLETIINRLVEAEVHRLVVVDENDVVKGIVSLSDILQALVLTGGEKP encoded by the exons ATGTTGCTAGGCTCAAATGGTTGGAGCCTAAGACAGGCTGAATCGTTGTTTCTCTTGTCTCTCCAGGTGACTTCTTCAGATAGCTACTCAGCTCTGGAAAATGAGCATCCTCTAG AGACTCCAGAATCCAACAATAGTGTGTATACTTCCTTCATGAAGTCTCATCGATGCTATGACCTGATTCCCACAAGCTCAAAATTGGTTGTATTTGATACTTCCCTTCAG GTGAAGAAAGCTTTCTTTGCTTTGGTGACTAATGGTGTCCGAGCTGCCCCTTTGTGGGATAGTAAGAAGCAAAGTTTTGTGG GCATGCTGACCATCACTGATTTCATCAATATCCTGCACCGCTACTATAAATCAGCCTTG GTACAGATCTATGAGCTGGAAGAACACAAGATAGAAACTTGGAGAG AGGTGTACCTACAGGACTCCTTTAAACCACTTGTCTGCATTTCTCCTAATGCCAG CTTGTTTGATGCTGTCTCTTCATTAATTCGAAACAAGATCCACAGGCTGCCAGTTATTGACCCAGAATCAGGCAACACCTTGTACATCCTCACCCACAAGCGCATCCTCAAATTCCTCAAGTTGTTT ATCACTGAGTTCCCCAAGCCAGAGTTCATGTCTAAGTCTCTGGAAGAGCTACAGATTGGCACCTATGCCAACATTGCTATGGTCCGCACTACTACCCCTGTCTACGTGGCTCTGGGCATCTTTGTACAGCATCGAGTCTCAGCCCTGCCAGTGGTGGATGAGAAAG GGCGTGTGGTGGACATCTACTCCAAGTTTGATGTTATC aatCTGGCAGCAGAAAAGACCTACAACAACCTAGATGTGTCAGTGACCAAAGCCCTACAACATCGATCACATTACTTTGAGGGAGTCCTCAAGTGTTACCTGCATGAGACTCTGGAAACCATCATCAACAGGCTGGTAGAAGCAGAG GTTCACCGACTTGTAGTGGTGGATGAGAACGATGTGGTCAAGGGAATTGTATCACTGTCTGACATCTTGCAGGCCCTGGTGCTCACAGGCGGAGAGAAGCCCTGA